In Kogia breviceps isolate mKogBre1 chromosome 9, mKogBre1 haplotype 1, whole genome shotgun sequence, a single window of DNA contains:
- the LOC131762500 gene encoding LOW QUALITY PROTEIN: melanoma-associated antigen 10-like (The sequence of the model RefSeq protein was modified relative to this genomic sequence to represent the inferred CDS: substituted 2 bases at 2 genomic stop codons), with amino-acid sequence MSELRKPESDLQDSMEPQLFGAEGEEAASPSSSSSSSSSSYSGDAESLLQDALHLKVADLVGFLLLKYRTKEPTTKAEMLTILKDYQDHFPMVFSXASECMQLVFGLTVKEVDPSDHSYVLVPTLGLTYDGMLSDGQSVPKTGLLVLLLGLILLEDNFVAPEEKVWGALSKMGVCARRXHCIYGEPRELLTKVWVQEGYLEYRQVPHSDPARYKFLWGPWAHAETSKGQVLDYLLRVNSLDPRSFPSLCAEAVRDEEEGA; translated from the exons ATGAGTGAGCTCCGCAAGCCTGAGTCAGACCTTCAGGACTCAATGGAGCCCCAGCTGTTTGGGGCTGAGGGGGAGGAGGCCgcatccccttcctcctcctcctcctcctcctcctcttcttactCT GGAGATGCCGAGTCCTTGCTCCAAGATGCACTACATCTGAAGGTAGCTGACCTGGTAGGGTTCCTGCTCCTCAAGTATCGCACAAAGGAGCCTACCACAAAGGCAGAAATGCTGACTATCCTCAAAGATTACCAGGACCACTTCCCCATGGTCTTCAGCTGAGCCTCCGAGTGCATGCAGCTGGTCTTTGGCCTCACCGTGAAGGAAGTGGACCCCAGCGATCATTCCTATGTCCTCGTccccaccctgggcctcaccTATGATGGGATGCTGAGTGATGGGCAAAGCGTGCCCAAGACCGGCCTCCTCGTGTTGCTCCTGGGCCTGATCCTCCTAGAGGACAACTTTGTTGCCCCTGAGGAGAAGGTCTGGGGAGCACTTAGCAAGATGGGTGTGTGTGCCAGGAGGTAGCACTGCATCTATGGGGAGCCCAGGGAGCTCCTCACCAAAGTGTGGGTGCAGGAGGGCTACCTGGAGTACCGGCAGGTGCCTCACAGCGACCCCGCCCGCTACAAGTTCCTGTGGGGTCCCTGGGCCCACGCAGAGACCAGCAAGGGGCAGGTTCTGGACTATCTGCTCAGGGTCAATAGCTTGGATCCCCGGTCCTTCCCATCCCTGTGTGCAGAGGCTGTGAGGGATGAGGAAGAGGGAGCCTGA